In Streptomyces sp. P9-A4, the genomic window CGGCCACCAGGATCCCGGCAACCTCTCCACCGGTCACTCTGCACCGCTCTCTGCTGTCGTTGGGCCCTTGCTGAAATTCGTCCCCCGACCCTATCGCGCCACGGCCGTCCCGCCGTACCGCATTAGCGCCCGTGGGGCGGTGGTCGCGGGAACCGATTGTACGGAGAGCGTCCGGGTCGGTACGCTCCGTGTCCCATGCGACGGAGCAATCTCCCGGCGGAGCTGAACCGGTTCGTCGGACGGGCCGCCGAGCAGGCCGCACTGGCGGCGCTCCTCGACACATCCCGCCTGGTCACGGTCGTGGGCGTGGGGGGCGTCGGCAAGACCCGGCTTGCGCTGCGCGCCGCCCACGGGGTGCAGAAACGCTACGGCGACGGGGTCCGGCTGGCCGGCCTCGCGGCCCTGCGCGACGACGGCCTGATCGAGCACGCCCTGGTCGAGGCGTTCGGCCTGACCGACCACACCCCGCGGGCGCCGCGCGAGGTGCTCCTCGACCATCTCGCGGAGCGCCGGACGCTGCTGGTCGTGGACGGTTTCGAGCATCTGGTGGCGCCCTGTGCGGCGCTGGTGCGGGAGCTGCTCGAACACGCTCCCGGGCTGACCGTCCTGGCGGTCGGCCGCCGGCCGCTGCGGGTGGCGGGCGAGGCGGTGTTCCCGCTGGCGCCGCTGGCCGAGGAGGACGCGGTGGCGCTGCTGGCCGAGCGGGCGGCGGAGGCGGGAGCCCCGGCCCTGTCGGGTGCCGGGCTCGCTCCGCTCCCCTCCGGCACGGAGGCCGTACGCGAGCTGTGCCGCCGTCTCGACGGGATCCCGCTGGCCCTCGAACTGGCGGCCGGGCGGCTGCCCCTGCTCTCCGCCGAGCAGATGCTGCACCGGCTCGACGACCGGTTCCGGCTGCTCACGGACGGGGCGCGCGGGGCGCTCCCCCGCCATCAGACGCTGCGTACGACGATCGGCTGGAGCCATGAGCTGTGCACCCCGGAGGAGCGGCTGCTCTGGGCGCGGCTCTCGGTGTTCCCCGGCCCCTTCGACCTGGAGGCGGTGGAGTACGTGTGCGGCGGCCCGGAGCTGCCGCCCGAGCTGGTCCTCGACCTGCTCGGGGGGCTGCTCGCGCAGTCGCTGCTGACCCGGGAGGACGCGCCGGTCGGTCCCGCGTACCGGATGCTCGACACGGTCGCCGCGTACGGGGCGGAGTGGCTCGCGGCGCTCGGCGACACGGAGCGGATGCGGCGGCGCCACCGCGACTGGTACATGGGACTCGCGACCTGGTGCGAGCTGGAGTGGTTCAGCCCGCGCCAGGCCGAGGTGGCGGTCCGTACGGAGACGGCGCTCCCCCATCTGCGGGCGGCTCTCGACCTGTGTCTGGAACTCCCGGGGGACGCGCACCTCGCCCAGCACCTGGCGGGCACGCTCTGGTTCGCGTGGGTGGGCTGCGGGCGGCTCTCGGAGGGCCGGCACTGGCTGGAGCGGGCGCTCGCGCTGGAGTCCGGGCACGAGGAGGCGCGGCTGAAGGCGCTGTGGGTGCTCGGGTACGTGACCGTGCTCCAGGGGGACGGTACGGCGGCGGTGGCGGCGCTCCACGAGTGCGGGGAGCGCGCGCGGTCCTCGGGGAACGCCCTCGCGGAGGCGTACGCGACGCACCGGATGGGCTGTCTGGCGCTGCTCACGGACGACCTGCCGCGGGCCGAGGAGCTGATCGGCCGGGCGCTCGTCGGGTACCGGGAGCTGGGCGAGCTGAACAGCAACGTGCTGATGGGGCAGATCGAGGTGGCGCTCGCGCGGGCCTTCCGGGGCGACCTGGAGGGGGCGGTCGCCCGCTGCCGGGAGGTCCGGGAGATCTGCGAGGAGCGGGGCGAGCTGTGGAGCCGGGCGTACGCCCTCTACGTCCTGGGGTACGCGGCGTGGACGCGGGGCGCGTACGGGGAGGCGCGGGAGCTGCTCACCGAGAGTGTCCTGATCAACCACACCTTCCGCGACCTGGTCGGTCTGGTGCTGGCGGTCGAGCTGCTGGCGCTGGTGACGGTGTACGAGGGCGATCCGGCGGAGGCCGCGGTCCTGCAGGGGGCGGCGGTGCCGATGTGGGACACGGTGGGCGTCCGGCTCTTCGGTTCGGCGGCGTTCGACGGGCCTCGGACGCTGTGCGAGCAGCGGGCGACGGAGGCGCTGGGGCCGGTGGCGTACGGCCTCGCGTTCCGGGAGGGCCAGGGGCTGTCGGCGGCGGAGGCGGTGGAGCGGGCGCTCTCGGCCGGCCGGAGCCCTGCCATCGGCGGCCCGGCGGAGTCGTCCGCCCCGCGTCCCTTCCGTACGGCGAGGGCGGCGGCGGTCCCGGGAACGCGGAAGCCCGCCGGCTCCCCCACCGGTAAGGGCGGGGAAGCGGCGGGCTGAACACCGCGTGGGCGGTACTACTGCCGTGCTGGGATCAGCGGGCGTAGTACTCGACGACCAGCTGCTCGTCGCAGATGACCGGGATTTCCTTGCGGTTCGGGTCGCGGTCGAGGCGGAAGGCCAGGGCCTTCAGGTTGACCTGCAGGTAGCGCGGGGTCTCGCCGTCGGCGGCGAAGCCACCCTCGCGGGCCATCTCGAACAGCGGCTTGGTGCGGCTGCGCTCGCGGACCATCACGACGTCGTCGGGACGGACGCGGAACGACGGCTTGTCGACCTTGCCACCGTTGACCTGGATGTGGCCGTGGACGACCATCTGGCGGGCCTGGTAGATGGTGCGGGCGATGCCCGAACGCAGGACCAGGGCGTCGAGGCGACGCTCGAGCTCGACGACCAGCGCCTCGCCCGTCTTGCCTTCGGCCTTCTTGGCGCGGTCGTAGGCGCGCGCCATCTGGCGCTCGCTGATGTCGTACTGGGCGCGCAGACGCTGCTTCTCGAGCAGACGGACCTTGTAGTCCGAGTTCTGCTTGCGGCCACGGCCGTGCTCGCCCGGCGGGTAGGGGCGGGCCTCGAAGTACTTGACGGCCTTCGGGGTCAGCGCGATGCCGAGGGCACGCGACTTCTTGACCTTGGGACGGGACTGGTTCGGCATGAACCAACCTCTCTATCTGAACGAAACGGCTTCACCAGGGTTAGGGGAGGTCGCATCCGCAGCCGGGAAACCTTCCGGGTCCGTACGGGACGGACCTGTCGGGCAGCCGCTCCCAGGTCTGGGCACATACGTGCAGCACGCGGACGACCCATCGCCGGTCCCGGGAATCCGGGGGGTGATGGGTGGCACGCGACACCTTCGAAGGTGCGCGACGCTCCTGGAAACCCCGCCCGAGGGCCGGGTCTCCGGCTGACTGTCCCGTTCTGGTGGTGCCGACCGGGGTCGGGCACGGGACGCAGCAATCCGGACCAGTGTAGCGGCTCCGGAGGGCACCCTCGCACCGGGTCCGCCGTCCTACTCGTCGCCCTTCAGACGCGCTCTCACCCGCTCCACCACGTCCGCGTACCGCGCCTCCGCGCCGTAGCGGGTGGGTTCGTAGTACTGCCTGCCATGGATGGTGTCCGGCGCGTACTGCTGGGCCGCGATGCCGCCCGGCACGTCGTGCGGGTACACGTACCCCTGGGCGTGGCCGAGCTTGGCCGCGCCCTTGTAGTGGCCGTCGCGCAGATGCGGCGGGACCGAGCCCGCGAGACCGTTGCGTACGTCCGCGAGGGCGGCGCCGATCGCGGTCGTCGCCGCGTTCGACTTGGGGGCCAGGGCCAGGGCGATGGTCGCGTGGCTCAGGGTCAGGGCCGCCTCGGGAAAGCCGATCATGGCGACGGCCTGGGCGGCGGCGACCGCGATCGGCAGGGCGTTCGGGTCGGCGAGGCCGATGTCCTCGCTCGCGGAGATCATCAGCCGCCGGGCGATGAACCGGGGGTCCTCCCCCGCCTCGATCATCCGCGCCAGGTAGTGCAGGGCCGCGTCCACGTCCGAACCGCGGATCGACTTGATGAGCGCGCTGGCCACGTCGTAGTGCTGGTCGCCGTCCCGGTCGTACTTCACGGCCGCGCGGTCGACGGTCTCCTCGACCGTCTGGAGGGTGATCTCCGGCTCGCCCTTGGCGATCGCCGCACCCGCTGCGGCCTCCAGAGCGGTCAGGGCGCGCCGGGCGTCGCCGCCCGCGACGCGGAGAAGGTGGGCCTCGGCGTCCGCCGGGAGGGTCACCGCGCCGCCGAGCCCGCGCTCGCCGGTGAGCGCCCGCGCCATCAGGCCGCGCAGGTCGTCGTCGGTCAGCGGCTCCAGGGTGAGGAGCAGCGAGCGGGAGAGGAGCGGGGAGATGATCGAGAAGTAGGGGTTCTCGGTGGTGGCGGCGATGAGCGTCACCCAGCGGTTCTCGACGGCGGGCAGCAGTGAGTCCTGCTGGGCCTTGGAGAAGCGGTGGATCTCGTCGAGGAAGAGGACGGTCTCCTTGCCGTAGCCGCCGACCGCGCGCCGCGCGCCGTCGATGACGGCGCGGACCTCCTTGACGCCGGCGGTGATGGCCGAGAGCTCCACGAACCGCTTGTTGGTCGCCTTGGAGACCACGTACGCCAGGGTGGTCTTGCCGATGCCCGGCGGCCCCCAGAGGATCACGGAGGAGGCTCCGGCCGGGCC contains:
- the rpsD gene encoding 30S ribosomal protein S4, whose product is MPNQSRPKVKKSRALGIALTPKAVKYFEARPYPPGEHGRGRKQNSDYKVRLLEKQRLRAQYDISERQMARAYDRAKKAEGKTGEALVVELERRLDALVLRSGIARTIYQARQMVVHGHIQVNGGKVDKPSFRVRPDDVVMVRERSRTKPLFEMAREGGFAADGETPRYLQVNLKALAFRLDRDPNRKEIPVICDEQLVVEYYAR
- a CDS encoding ATP-binding protein, giving the protein MRRSNLPAELNRFVGRAAEQAALAALLDTSRLVTVVGVGGVGKTRLALRAAHGVQKRYGDGVRLAGLAALRDDGLIEHALVEAFGLTDHTPRAPREVLLDHLAERRTLLVVDGFEHLVAPCAALVRELLEHAPGLTVLAVGRRPLRVAGEAVFPLAPLAEEDAVALLAERAAEAGAPALSGAGLAPLPSGTEAVRELCRRLDGIPLALELAAGRLPLLSAEQMLHRLDDRFRLLTDGARGALPRHQTLRTTIGWSHELCTPEERLLWARLSVFPGPFDLEAVEYVCGGPELPPELVLDLLGGLLAQSLLTREDAPVGPAYRMLDTVAAYGAEWLAALGDTERMRRRHRDWYMGLATWCELEWFSPRQAEVAVRTETALPHLRAALDLCLELPGDAHLAQHLAGTLWFAWVGCGRLSEGRHWLERALALESGHEEARLKALWVLGYVTVLQGDGTAAVAALHECGERARSSGNALAEAYATHRMGCLALLTDDLPRAEELIGRALVGYRELGELNSNVLMGQIEVALARAFRGDLEGAVARCREVREICEERGELWSRAYALYVLGYAAWTRGAYGEARELLTESVLINHTFRDLVGLVLAVELLALVTVYEGDPAEAAVLQGAAVPMWDTVGVRLFGSAAFDGPRTLCEQRATEALGPVAYGLAFREGQGLSAAEAVERALSAGRSPAIGGPAESSAPRPFRTARAAAVPGTRKPAGSPTGKGGEAAG
- a CDS encoding replication-associated recombination protein A; protein product: MEPDLFTAAAEDRQEKDPASSPLAVRMRPRTLDEVVGQKHLLKPGSPLRRLVGDGDGGPAGASSVILWGPPGIGKTTLAYVVSKATNKRFVELSAITAGVKEVRAVIDGARRAVGGYGKETVLFLDEIHRFSKAQQDSLLPAVENRWVTLIAATTENPYFSIISPLLSRSLLLTLEPLTDDDLRGLMARALTGERGLGGAVTLPADAEAHLLRVAGGDARRALTALEAAAGAAIAKGEPEITLQTVEETVDRAAVKYDRDGDQHYDVASALIKSIRGSDVDAALHYLARMIEAGEDPRFIARRLMISASEDIGLADPNALPIAVAAAQAVAMIGFPEAALTLSHATIALALAPKSNAATTAIGAALADVRNGLAGSVPPHLRDGHYKGAAKLGHAQGYVYPHDVPGGIAAQQYAPDTIHGRQYYEPTRYGAEARYADVVERVRARLKGDE